Below is a window of Tolypothrix bouteillei VB521301 DNA.
AAAATGCTTCCCATATTTTAGGCTATATCCTAGTTAGAGGCTACCTGAGTTTTCTGAAAATTTTAAAAGCGATCGCTCGTGTCAAAGTGGAGTGGGGACACAAGTTACCAAAGGAAAATCTCCTCTTGAGTGAATAACCTAACACTTGTAGAAAATATTACCACAAACAGAAAAATTGGGTTTTAGATGTATCTCACTGCATAAATTCCCATTATATGTTATAATTTTCTATTTGGAGTCAAAATTAACACCATGAAAGTAAGAGCATCCGTCAAGAAAATTTGTGAAAAATGTACCGTGATCAGACGTCGTGGTCGTGTCATGGTGATTTGTTCCAACCCCAAGCACAAGCAACGTCAAGGGTAACAGCGATCGGTAACCCTCAGGGTTATTCCGATCTTCGCAGCAGGAGACCCGCCTGCTTTCCCCAGACTCACCAGTGACGATAGATAACAGACTGACACTGGCTAGCTGTTAAGTAAATGACTGAGTAATAGATAACTGACAAAGAGGGAGACAATTGTGGCACGTATTGCCGGAGTAGACCTTCCACGAGACAAGCGTGTTGAGATAGGT
It encodes the following:
- the rpmJ gene encoding 50S ribosomal protein L36; this translates as MKVRASVKKICEKCTVIRRRGRVMVICSNPKHKQRQG